GTCATAAACTTGGGTCAGCTTCGCAAAATCGACATGAGTATATATTTGCGTGGTGCTGATATCACTATGTCCCAGCATTTCTTGTACTGCACGCAGATCCCCGCTACCTGACAGCATGTGCGAGGCAAAACAGTGGCGTAGCAAATGTGGATACATATTTTGAGCAATACCAGCGCGCGTTGCAGCGATTTTTAGGCGTTGCTGAACCGCACGCGTTGATAGCCGAGTCCCTAGTTTTTCACTGATGAATACTGCGCTGTCCTGCTGCTCAACCCACAGATTACGATGTGGTAAATAGTGAATGATCGCGGCAGCCGCCTTAGATCCTAACGGTACTAAACGCGTTTTATTGCCCTTGCCGGTGACGCGTACCCGTAAGTCGGATAAATCTACATCTGCCATATCCAGCGCTACCAACTCGCCAACACGCAGACCGCTGCTATAAAGCAGTTCAAACATCGCCTTATCACGCAACCACAATCGCGCTTGTTCTGGCGTATCGGGAATCGCCTGATCCAGAAGCTGGGTCAACAAGTCAATGTCAGCAATCGAGGGTAACGGTCGGGGGCTGCGTTTCAGCTGATAGCCAGTCGTTGGATTGATACGTGCCAGCTGCTCTTCAATCAGCCAACCATAAAAATGCCGGATAGCTGACAGCTCTTGCTGCACACTGGCCAGCGCGAGCTTGTCTTCATCGAGGCGCTGACTAATATGCTGGGCCAATTGACGTTTATCACAGCGTGTCCATGTCAGCCGCTTACCACGCAAAAATAACGCGAGCTGATTCACTCCAGAAAAATAAGCCGTTAAGGTATGTGCCGAATGATTACGTACGGCCAAAGTATTAAGCCAGCGGTGTACCGGTGACAATAGCTCTCGTAGAGTCTGATCTGACTCTATTGTTGCTGCTAATTCTGCTGATATCCATGACCTTTTCGGGGTCGCTCGCAGTTTTTCGTTAGAAATAGACATACCATTCACCTAGCAGTATCACAGTCAATTAACAACACATTCAAAGTTGCCACTTGTTAGCTGTCAGGATTAAGCTTCATGCCAACTTGCGCCATCAGACCATCTGGACTAAAGACCCCTTCATAGACAAAAGCAGTCGGACCAGTCATCATCACCGAGTAACCAGGCTGCCAGCGAACAACCATGCTGCCGCCATACAGCTGGGCACGCACATCCTCGCCCTCATCGAGCCAACCTTGTCGTATACCGATCGCTACTGCCGCACAAGCACCGGTGCCACACGCTTGGGTCTCACCAACGCCGCGCTCATAAACTCGTAGACGGATATGCCGCTGATTCATTATTTGCATAAAACCAACGTTAACTCGATTAGGAAATGCCGGATGCGACTCGATAGCCTTGCCTAATTTTTCGACCTCCGCGTCTAGTACGTCATCAACCTTGATCACCGCATGTGGGTTGCCCATATTAGCCACATACAGCCGAACCGGGGTGCCTGCCACATCAAGATGATAGGCATTTTGAATTTTGGTAATGGCTTTGGGCGTGAACGGAATCTCATTGGGTTCAAACTTAGGTTTGCCCATATCAACTTCTACCCAACCGTAACGATCGGTGGTTAGGGAAATAATACCGCTGGCGGTTTCAACCCGTAGCCGCTGCTTGAATGACAATTTACGGGCTTGCACAAAGCGGGCAAAACAGCGCGCACCATTACCACATTGCTCAATTTCTGTACCATCGGCATTAAAGATGCGATAACTAAAATCCACATCAGGCCGCATGGGGGGTTCAACCACTAGCAATTGATCAAAACCAATCCCCAAATGACGATCGCCTAATAATTGCACCAAATCCTTGGTCAAGTCTAAGCGCTGGGTCACCAAATCAATGACCATAAAATCATTGCCCAGACCATGCATTTTGGTAAATTCTATTAGCATATCCTTGTGTCCTATCCTATTTTTATGTATTCGTTATATTAGCACGCTGTCTGGCACAATGATATTTATCACCGTGCTCAACTATCGACTTATTTTTGCTAAAATTCCTGGCATAAAAAACCCATCGTCATCACAACAATGGGCCATTTTTATATGGTTATTAAAGCAGTCATCAATGGAAGGTTACGAGTCTGGCCACAT
The sequence above is a segment of the Psychrobacter sp. PL19 genome. Coding sequences within it:
- a CDS encoding tyrosine recombinase XerC, which translates into the protein MSISNEKLRATPKRSWISAELAATIESDQTLRELLSPVHRWLNTLAVRNHSAHTLTAYFSGVNQLALFLRGKRLTWTRCDKRQLAQHISQRLDEDKLALASVQQELSAIRHFYGWLIEEQLARINPTTGYQLKRSPRPLPSIADIDLLTQLLDQAIPDTPEQARLWLRDKAMFELLYSSGLRVGELVALDMADVDLSDLRVRVTGKGNKTRLVPLGSKAAAAIIHYLPHRNLWVEQQDSAVFISEKLGTRLSTRAVQQRLKIAATRAGIAQNMYPHLLRHCFASHMLSGSGDLRAVQEMLGHSDISTTQIYTHVDFAKLTQVYDRAHPRATHAQKEPDS
- the dapF gene encoding diaminopimelate epimerase, yielding MLIEFTKMHGLGNDFMVIDLVTQRLDLTKDLVQLLGDRHLGIGFDQLLVVEPPMRPDVDFSYRIFNADGTEIEQCGNGARCFARFVQARKLSFKQRLRVETASGIISLTTDRYGWVEVDMGKPKFEPNEIPFTPKAITKIQNAYHLDVAGTPVRLYVANMGNPHAVIKVDDVLDAEVEKLGKAIESHPAFPNRVNVGFMQIMNQRHIRLRVYERGVGETQACGTGACAAVAIGIRQGWLDEGEDVRAQLYGGSMVVRWQPGYSVMMTGPTAFVYEGVFSPDGLMAQVGMKLNPDS